A single window of Moorena sp. SIOASIH DNA harbors:
- a CDS encoding class I SAM-dependent methyltransferase → MQVPTSSFDKISPTALLVAYARQFTDIPYSQELAQLVNAQAFVEQLQKQQSDKSFEVAVLFEGRYKAINQVMAQFQTTQILELASGLVPRGMVMSREPSTTFIETDLPRMISRKQQLVKQLVGVRSNLHFVGIDATSQPSQFPIDVDYLDSRTPITVICEGLLLYLTFNQKQRLFANVRELLQVYGGVWITPDLITKEYLSRVRRNSPAWQKLSQTVRGMTATSDTDTIFDNFDQVRQFVNQQGFQLQAYSMLNVLDQLTCLQPLGINPAVAESILADSFVFVLTPDIRS, encoded by the coding sequence ATGCAGGTGCCAACTAGTTCCTTCGACAAAATCAGCCCCACAGCGTTACTAGTGGCTTATGCCAGACAGTTTACCGATATTCCTTATTCCCAAGAATTGGCACAATTGGTTAATGCTCAAGCTTTCGTAGAGCAGTTACAAAAACAACAATCCGATAAATCCTTTGAAGTAGCAGTTTTATTTGAAGGTCGGTATAAAGCTATCAATCAAGTGATGGCTCAATTTCAAACAACTCAAATCCTTGAACTAGCCTCCGGCTTGGTGCCACGGGGCATGGTAATGTCTCGGGAGCCTTCTACAACTTTTATCGAGACTGATTTGCCAAGGATGATAAGCCGCAAACAGCAACTGGTGAAACAGCTAGTTGGCGTACGCTCAAACTTGCACTTTGTTGGGATTGATGCCACTAGTCAACCCAGCCAATTCCCTATCGATGTAGATTATCTAGATTCCCGAACGCCCATTACTGTAATATGCGAGGGACTACTGCTGTACCTGACATTTAATCAAAAACAGCGGTTGTTTGCTAATGTCCGGGAGTTGCTTCAGGTTTATGGTGGTGTGTGGATAACCCCTGATTTAATCACAAAAGAATATTTGAGTAGGGTACGGAGAAATAGCCCAGCTTGGCAAAAATTGAGCCAGACAGTCAGAGGGATGACAGCCACCTCAGACACAGATACTATCTTTGACAATTTTGATCAGGTTAGACAATTCGTAAATCAGCAAGGGTTTCAGCTTCAGGCGTATAGTATGCTCAATGTATTAGACCAACTAACTTGCTTGCAACCGTTGGGGATTAATCCTGCTGTTGCCGAATCTATACTCGCGGATTCATTTGTGTTTGTGCTTACTCCGGACATCAGAAGTTAA
- a CDS encoding EF-hand domain-containing protein — translation MLTELQKQKFPRLFEMYDADNNGFIEQADFERFLETYSQLRSWEPGSPNYNSFQSKLMSRWDSMQKFADTNRDNRISLEEWLAYIENILNDQDAYEAEIKGIAGFVFSVFDTNGDEQLDLEEYRQWYRSAGRDENYANEVFKRLNLKDDDSISKEKHIELLDQFFRSEDPEAPGNFIFGQG, via the coding sequence ATGTTAACTGAATTGCAGAAGCAGAAATTCCCAAGATTATTTGAAATGTATGACGCCGACAATAACGGTTTTATTGAGCAAGCGGATTTTGAGCGGTTCCTAGAAACCTACTCTCAGCTTCGCAGCTGGGAACCAGGCTCACCCAACTACAATTCCTTTCAATCGAAGTTAATGTCTCGTTGGGATAGTATGCAAAAGTTTGCAGACACCAATCGTGACAACAGGATATCTTTGGAGGAATGGCTGGCATATATCGAGAATATCCTTAATGACCAAGACGCTTATGAAGCAGAAATAAAGGGCATCGCCGGTTTCGTCTTTAGCGTATTTGATACTAATGGGGATGAGCAACTGGATTTGGAGGAATACAGACAATGGTATCGAAGCGCCGGACGTGATGAAAATTATGCTAACGAGGTATTCAAACGGCTCAATTTAAAGGATGATGACTCCATTTCTAAAGAAAAACATATCGAGCTGCTCGATCAATTCTTCCGTAGTGAAGATCCAGAAGCACCTGGTAATTTTATCTTTGGTCAAGGTTAG
- a CDS encoding NAD(P)-binding domain-containing protein, translating into MFDCIVIGAGPAGIVTTKELLEQGVGEVICLEQAEDVGGVYAHAYDSLVLTTSCAFSMFSDFWIGDGNQHKFWTKNEAVDYWKSYGKHFGVLEKIRFNSKVVALTPEENQGWEIKLASGEILHSKRVALAIGNNSISNYPEWKYLLTEVEFSHSKEYRNADNFVGKTVLVVGGGESASEIALEISRVANKCWVSLRNSAGWIIPRKRGSFALDNASHRGVYGLPRDYGHTLTQLLFKKWLSQNDPTYDIAVKLNQKVKAKKGVWGSYGTKNFSLPKAIVYHGCQVVGEIVKVKDGGRTLIAADGETIENVDAVVFCTGYKNYVSFLPEHLRKTDPRSLYKHIFHPQYRDKIAWIGWARPAIGSQFPLTEMQARFFALICTGKRSLPPSEEMEQVASIDKAKYLEQFEHNAARIRSLLDYHIYIDELADLIGCKPPLWKYFFLHPRLWLTIVYGPTQGTQFRLRGPGQKKALAQELIRKLPVSPFHRVVVVKAGLRGRVIYGFKAVVKGLLNPIYFARNLARNKGQSS; encoded by the coding sequence ATGTTTGATTGCATCGTGATTGGAGCCGGTCCAGCCGGTATAGTTACTACCAAAGAATTACTAGAGCAAGGAGTAGGCGAGGTAATCTGTTTAGAGCAAGCAGAGGATGTGGGCGGGGTTTATGCCCATGCCTACGACAGTTTAGTGCTGACTACCTCTTGCGCATTTAGTATGTTTTCAGACTTCTGGATAGGTGATGGCAATCAGCACAAATTCTGGACGAAGAACGAAGCAGTTGACTATTGGAAAAGCTATGGAAAACATTTTGGTGTTTTAGAGAAAATTCGTTTCAATTCCAAAGTTGTAGCACTCACTCCCGAAGAAAATCAAGGGTGGGAAATTAAATTAGCCTCTGGAGAGATTTTGCACTCAAAACGGGTAGCATTGGCAATTGGTAACAACAGTATCTCAAATTATCCAGAGTGGAAATACTTATTAACTGAAGTCGAGTTTTCCCATTCCAAGGAATATCGTAATGCCGATAACTTTGTGGGCAAAACCGTATTAGTAGTTGGGGGAGGTGAGTCAGCTTCAGAGATAGCCCTAGAAATATCTCGTGTCGCTAACAAGTGCTGGGTGAGCCTTCGCAATTCAGCTGGGTGGATAATACCCAGAAAGAGGGGTTCCTTTGCTCTCGATAATGCTAGTCATCGGGGTGTATACGGTCTACCAAGGGACTATGGACATACTTTGACCCAATTGCTCTTTAAAAAGTGGTTGAGCCAAAATGATCCAACTTACGACATTGCAGTTAAACTCAATCAGAAGGTTAAGGCTAAAAAAGGGGTCTGGGGAAGCTATGGAACTAAAAATTTCTCTTTACCCAAGGCAATTGTCTATCACGGCTGTCAAGTGGTCGGCGAAATAGTAAAGGTAAAAGATGGTGGCAGGACATTGATCGCAGCCGATGGGGAAACCATTGAAAACGTGGATGCGGTGGTATTTTGTACCGGCTACAAAAACTATGTGTCTTTCCTACCTGAGCACTTGAGAAAAACTGACCCCCGGAGTCTTTACAAACATATCTTTCATCCCCAGTATCGGGACAAAATCGCTTGGATTGGTTGGGCACGTCCGGCCATTGGCAGTCAGTTTCCTCTTACGGAAATGCAAGCCAGATTTTTTGCCTTGATTTGCACTGGTAAACGAAGTCTTCCCCCTTCTGAGGAAATGGAGCAGGTGGCATCTATCGATAAAGCCAAATATTTAGAACAGTTTGAACATAATGCTGCTCGCATCAGAAGCTTGCTTGATTATCATATTTACATCGACGAGCTAGCTGATTTAATTGGGTGCAAACCGCCCTTATGGAAATACTTTTTCTTACATCCTCGGCTCTGGCTTACTATCGTATATGGTCCTACCCAAGGTACCCAATTTCGTTTGCGAGGACCAGGCCAAAAGAAAGCTTTGGCTCAAGAGCTAATTAGGAAGTTACCAGTGAGTCCATTCCATCGTGTCGTGGTTGTCAAAGCTGGTTTAAGAGGTCGTGTGATATATGGGTTCAAGGCTGTAGTTAAGGGGTTGTTGAATCCGATCTATTTTGCTAGGAATTTGGCCAGAAACAAAGGTCAATCAAGTTAG
- a CDS encoding methyltransferase has protein sequence MTEELMPMVVMKQMLYGGIVAKSIQAVAELGIADLVAQQPKHVQELAEATGTDVSSLYRLLRGLAMLGVFREIVTGEFTNTPLSDCLRCDIPGSLHDLALYVPHDGNWRAWMHLMDVLKTGKASFKQANGLELFEYLNTHPKTAEHFNHSMTSWSVSVAAEFPQVYNFKDVGSVVDVGGGHGLLLASILQANPNLRGVLFDLPSVIEGALPFLAEKGVTKRCDLVAGSFFESIPAGHDIYLMKHILHSWSDEQATELLSCCRKAIPPHGKLLILEMLIPGGNDFHPAKWFDISMMVSLGGKERTEREFRRLLAQSDFKLQRILPMESPVVILEANPGIAF, from the coding sequence ATGACAGAAGAACTCATGCCAATGGTAGTCATGAAGCAAATGCTTTATGGAGGAATAGTTGCTAAGTCCATACAGGCTGTAGCAGAACTGGGAATTGCTGATCTAGTTGCTCAACAACCTAAGCATGTTCAAGAATTGGCAGAAGCCACGGGAACCGATGTCTCATCACTATACCGCCTACTCCGAGGTCTGGCTATGCTTGGGGTATTCAGGGAAATTGTAACAGGAGAGTTTACCAATACTCCTCTATCTGACTGCCTGCGCTGTGACATTCCCGGTTCACTGCACGATCTTGCCCTTTATGTTCCTCATGATGGTAATTGGCGAGCATGGATGCACCTGATGGATGTGCTAAAAACAGGCAAAGCTTCCTTTAAACAAGCTAACGGATTAGAGCTGTTTGAATACCTTAATACCCATCCAAAAACTGCTGAACATTTTAACCACTCAATGACCTCATGGTCTGTCTCTGTTGCCGCAGAATTTCCTCAGGTGTATAACTTTAAGGATGTGGGCTCAGTTGTCGATGTAGGGGGAGGTCATGGTCTTTTGCTCGCATCAATTCTCCAAGCTAATCCCAACTTACGGGGGGTACTTTTTGATCTTCCCTCGGTTATTGAAGGAGCGCTGCCGTTTCTAGCAGAAAAAGGTGTGACCAAGCGATGCGATCTGGTGGCAGGTAGCTTTTTTGAATCGATCCCAGCTGGTCATGATATTTACCTAATGAAGCATATTCTGCACAGCTGGAGCGACGAGCAGGCAACAGAACTGTTAAGTTGTTGCCGAAAAGCCATCCCACCACATGGTAAGCTTCTCATTCTCGAAATGCTGATCCCTGGCGGTAACGATTTCCACCCTGCCAAATGGTTTGACATATCAATGATGGTATCTTTAGGAGGTAAAGAACGGACTGAGCGGGAGTTTCGCCGACTTTTGGCTCAGTCTGACTTCAAGTTGCAGCGAATTTTACCGATGGAGTCTCCAGTTGTGATCCTTGAAGCCAACCCTGGTATAGCATTTTGA
- a CDS encoding class I SAM-dependent methyltransferase, whose protein sequence is MQVPTSSFDKISPTALLVAYARQFTDIPYSQELAQLVNAQAFVEQLQKQQSDKSFEVAVLFEGRYKAINQVMAQFQTTQILELASGLVPRGMVMSREPSTTFIETDLPGMITGKQQLVKQLVGVRSNLHFVGIDATSQPSQFPLDVDYLDSQKPITVICEGLLLYLTFNQKQRLFANVPELLQVYGGVWITPDLITKEDLSRIRRNSPAWQKLSQTVRGMTATSDTDTIFDNFDQLRQFVTEQGFQLQAYNRLNVLEQLTCLQPLGINPAVAESILADSFVFVLTPDIGS, encoded by the coding sequence ATGCAGGTGCCAACTAGTTCCTTCGACAAAATCAGTCCCACAGCGTTACTAGTGGCTTATGCCAGACAGTTTACCGACATTCCTTATTCCCAAGAATTAGCACAATTGGTTAATGCTCAAGCTTTCGTAGAGCAGTTACAAAAACAACAATCCGATAAATCCTTTGAAGTAGCAGTTTTATTTGAAGGTCGGTATAAAGCTATCAATCAAGTGATGGCTCAATTTCAAACAACTCAAATCCTTGAACTAGCCTCCGGCTTGGTGCCACGGGGCATGGTAATGTCTCGGGAGCCTTCTACAACTTTTATCGAGACTGATTTGCCAGGGATGATAACGGGCAAACAGCAACTGGTGAAACAGCTAGTTGGTGTACGCTCAAACTTGCACTTTGTTGGGATTGATGCCACTAGTCAACCCAGCCAATTCCCTCTCGATGTAGATTATCTAGATTCCCAAAAGCCCATTACTGTAATATGCGAGGGACTACTGCTGTACCTGACATTTAATCAAAAACAGCGGTTATTTGCTAATGTCCCGGAGTTGCTTCAGGTTTATGGTGGTGTATGGATAACCCCTGATTTAATCACAAAAGAAGATTTGAGTAGGATACGAAGAAATAGCCCAGCTTGGCAAAAATTAAGCCAGACAGTCAGAGGGATGACAGCCACCTCAGACACAGATACTATCTTTGACAATTTCGATCAGCTTAGGCAGTTTGTAACGGAGCAAGGGTTTCAGCTTCAGGCTTATAATAGGCTCAATGTATTAGAGCAACTAACTTGCTTACAACCGTTGGGGATTAATCCTGCTGTTGCCGAATCTATACTCGCGGATTCATTTGTATTTGTGCTTACTCCCGACATCGGAAGTTAA
- a CDS encoding EF-hand domain-containing protein → MLTEFQKEKLPRLFKMYDADNNGFIEQADFERFLETYSQVGGWEPASPNYNSLQSKLMSRWDSMQKFADTNRDNRISLEEWLTYIENILKDQGAYEAEIRGIAGFVFSVFDSNGDEQLDLEEYRQFYCTSGHDENMANEVFKRLNFKDDDSITKEKHIELIDQFFYSEDPEAPGNFIFGQG, encoded by the coding sequence ATGTTAACTGAATTTCAGAAGGAAAAATTACCAAGATTGTTTAAAATGTATGACGCCGACAATAACGGTTTCATTGAGCAAGCGGATTTTGAGCGGTTTCTAGAAACCTACTCTCAGGTTGGCGGCTGGGAACCTGCCTCACCCAACTACAATTCTTTGCAATCGAAGTTAATGTCTCGTTGGGATAGTATGCAAAAGTTTGCAGACACTAATCGTGACAACAGGATATCTTTGGAGGAATGGCTGACATATATCGAGAATATCCTTAAAGACCAAGGCGCTTATGAAGCGGAAATACGGGGCATCGCCGGTTTCGTCTTTAGCGTATTTGATAGTAATGGGGATGAGCAACTGGATTTGGAGGAATACAGACAGTTTTATTGCACCAGTGGACATGATGAAAATATGGCTAATGAGGTATTTAAACGGCTCAATTTCAAGGATGATGACTCCATTACTAAAGAAAAACATATCGAGTTAATTGATCAATTCTTCTATAGTGAAGATCCAGAAGCACCTGGTAATTTTATCTTTGGTCAAGGGTAG
- a CDS encoding ISAs1 family transposase, with protein MSPLQHHRTEKRQVWCVPISEISPLHNQDDWVGLKCIVMVIRVRHLWNKTTREVQFYLTSLDCDARKLAKAIRLHWGVENGLHWTIEVTFHEDACRVRTGHAPQNLSLLRRIALNPLNLEQSFRRSNRQKSNRAAMDNNYMLTIIAACLSHYHDASKPLCQ; from the coding sequence TTGTCACCCCTTCAGCATCATCGGACTGAAAAAAGGCAAGTGTGGTGTGTTCCAATATCTGAAATATCACCTCTACATAACCAAGATGATTGGGTAGGACTTAAGTGTATTGTCATGGTGATAAGAGTACGTCATCTGTGGAACAAAACTACACGCGAAGTTCAGTTTTACTTAACGAGTTTGGATTGTGATGCTCGTAAATTAGCGAAAGCTATCCGTCTCCACTGGGGTGTAGAAAATGGGTTGCATTGGACAATAGAAGTCACTTTTCATGAAGATGCTTGCCGTGTTCGTACTGGCCATGCTCCACAAAACTTATCATTGCTGCGACGAATTGCACTTAACCCATTGAATTTAGAGCAATCGTTCCGGCGTAGTAATCGTCAAAAATCGAATCGAGCTGCTATGGATAATAACTATATGTTGACGATTATCGCTGCTTGTTTATCTCATTATCATGATGCCTCAAAACCTTTATGTCAATAG
- a CDS encoding ISAs1 family transposase, with the protein MALIFSEIEDPRVARTRVHLLTDILIIAILSVIAGAKGWEDMENYGLSKYEWLEQFLAVPKGIPSADTFRRVFVRAASPLELRINPKIFERCFRRWVESIVETVEAQVIPIDGKTLKGSYDRVLGKTALHLVSAWSSEYRLVLGQVKVADKSNEITAIPALLELLDLAGCIVTIDASLSQTAIASQIISAKADYVLALKANHPTLNKQVKDWFYKNLYQEFKGIIVMING; encoded by the coding sequence ATGGCATTAATTTTCAGCGAGATAGAAGACCCCCGTGTGGCTAGAACACGTGTCCATTTGTTAACAGATATTTTAATCATCGCAATACTATCAGTAATTGCAGGAGCCAAGGGATGGGAGGATATGGAAAATTATGGATTAAGTAAATATGAATGGCTAGAGCAATTTTTAGCTGTACCTAAAGGTATCCCAAGTGCAGACACATTTCGCCGAGTGTTTGTTCGCGCAGCGTCTCCGTTGGAGTTGCGTATCAACCCAAAAATATTCGAGAGATGTTTTAGACGTTGGGTCGAATCGATAGTTGAGACAGTAGAAGCACAGGTAATTCCCATTGACGGTAAAACTCTCAAAGGCTCTTATGATAGAGTACTGGGAAAAACCGCTTTGCACTTAGTCAGTGCATGGTCGAGTGAATATCGTCTTGTTTTAGGACAAGTAAAAGTAGCTGATAAATCAAATGAAATCACGGCAATTCCCGCCTTATTAGAATTACTAGATTTAGCTGGATGTATCGTAACAATTGATGCGAGCTTGTCGCAAACTGCCATTGCCTCTCAAATTATCAGTGCCAAAGCTGATTACGTTTTAGCTCTTAAAGCCAACCATCCTACCCTTAATAAACAAGTAAAAGATTGGTTTTATAAAAACCTATATCAGGAATTTAAAGGGATTATAGTTATGATAAACGGATAG
- a CDS encoding Glu/Leu/Phe/Val dehydrogenase, whose protein sequence is MSESLFADASKRLQKSLKYVSISEDAIARLKYPKSSLSVSIPVRMDDGSLQMFQGYRVRYDTTRGPAKGGVRYHPHVSLDEVQSLAFWMTFKCATLNLPFGGGKGGITLNPKALSKLELERLSRGYIDAIADFIGPDIDILAPDVYTNSMIMGWMMDQYSVIRRQISPGVVTGKPLALGGSVGRDTATATGAFFVIESILPKFDQLPQNTTVAVQGFGNAGAVIAQLLAKAGYKVVAVSDSQGGIYAKKGLDIPSIRQYKTSSQGIKAVYCRGSVCNIVEHEVITNQDLLALDVDVLIPAALENQITEENVDNIRANYIFEVANGPVTSTADNILEEKGIYVFPDILVNAGGVTVSYFEWLQNRSGHYWKLDEVHQRLKEKMVEETETIWSLSQELAVSMRTAAYVHALNRLGDSLDAKGTRDYYCKT, encoded by the coding sequence ATGTCTGAGTCATTATTTGCTGATGCCAGTAAACGATTGCAGAAATCACTGAAATATGTGTCAATTTCGGAGGATGCGATCGCACGCTTAAAATATCCCAAATCTAGTTTGAGCGTTTCCATCCCAGTCCGCATGGATGATGGCTCGTTACAGATGTTTCAGGGCTATCGGGTTCGCTATGACACCACCAGGGGACCAGCAAAAGGGGGAGTGCGGTATCATCCCCATGTTTCCTTAGATGAAGTCCAATCCTTAGCCTTTTGGATGACCTTTAAATGTGCCACCTTAAATTTGCCCTTCGGGGGTGGCAAAGGGGGAATTACTCTAAATCCTAAAGCCTTATCGAAGCTGGAGTTGGAACGGTTAAGTCGTGGTTACATCGATGCGATCGCAGATTTCATTGGGCCTGATATTGATATTCTCGCTCCCGACGTTTACACCAACTCCATGATTATGGGTTGGATGATGGATCAATACAGCGTCATTCGCCGTCAAATCAGTCCAGGGGTCGTCACAGGTAAACCATTGGCCTTGGGAGGAAGTGTTGGTCGCGATACCGCTACCGCTACTGGCGCGTTTTTTGTGATTGAATCCATTTTGCCTAAATTTGACCAGCTGCCTCAAAATACCACCGTAGCTGTGCAAGGATTTGGTAATGCTGGTGCTGTGATAGCGCAACTGTTAGCTAAAGCAGGTTATAAAGTTGTGGCTGTCAGTGATTCTCAAGGGGGTATTTATGCCAAAAAAGGCTTAGATATTCCCAGTATTCGCCAATACAAAACATCGAGTCAAGGCATTAAAGCCGTTTACTGTCGAGGTAGCGTTTGCAATATTGTTGAGCATGAAGTCATTACTAATCAAGACCTTTTAGCCTTAGATGTGGATGTCTTGATTCCTGCTGCTTTGGAAAATCAAATCACTGAAGAAAACGTTGATAATATCAGAGCTAACTATATCTTTGAAGTAGCGAATGGACCAGTAACCTCTACCGCTGACAATATTTTGGAAGAAAAAGGCATCTATGTTTTTCCTGACATATTGGTTAATGCTGGAGGTGTCACCGTTAGCTATTTTGAATGGTTACAAAACCGGAGTGGACACTATTGGAAGCTCGATGAAGTCCATCAGCGTCTGAAAGAGAAAATGGTGGAAGAAACTGAAACAATTTGGTCACTTTCTCAGGAACTAGCGGTTTCCATGCGCACAGCTGCTTATGTTCATGCTTTGAATCGCCTGGGAGACTCCCTGGATGCTAAAGGAACTAGAGATTATTATTGTAAAACTTGA
- a CDS encoding DUF4126 domain-containing protein, translating into MIALLAALSASAAAGMRIALPLLVIGLLHSDQLWSKVPLLSQIHPPVLLTILTTWSLVELFASKKLLGQRILQIVQLVLSPLVGAILGIAVTQFAEELTGFVWVVGIVGGLLAFVLQLVQVGWFYRLRGLPLWVVFLQDFLCVVLIILAFDAPEQGGLIALLLLWLAIRSAKHWYRWYVRGKRSRMSDQSHDQNPD; encoded by the coding sequence ATGATTGCACTCCTCGCCGCCCTCTCAGCCTCCGCTGCGGCAGGAATGAGAATTGCCCTGCCCCTGTTGGTGATTGGTTTGCTCCACAGTGACCAACTCTGGTCGAAGGTACCGTTACTGTCACAGATTCATCCCCCAGTCTTGCTGACTATCTTGACAACTTGGTCATTGGTGGAGCTATTTGCCTCGAAAAAGCTCTTAGGACAGCGAATCTTGCAAATAGTTCAGCTAGTGTTAAGTCCTCTAGTGGGGGCAATTCTTGGTATTGCTGTAACTCAGTTTGCCGAAGAACTAACGGGATTTGTCTGGGTCGTGGGTATTGTCGGCGGCTTATTAGCCTTCGTACTCCAGTTAGTTCAGGTGGGATGGTTCTACCGTTTGCGTGGCTTACCTCTGTGGGTAGTGTTTCTTCAGGATTTTCTGTGCGTAGTTTTGATAATCTTAGCTTTTGATGCTCCTGAACAAGGAGGATTAATCGCTTTACTGCTACTGTGGCTAGCCATTCGCAGTGCTAAGCATTGGTATCGTTGGTATGTTCGAGGGAAGCGTTCCCGTATGAGTGATCAAAGCCATGACCAGAATCCTGACTGA
- a CDS encoding DUF433 domain-containing protein, translating into MDYRDIITIEPGKRSGKPCIRGMRITVYDILQYLAGGMTEAEILEDFSELTSEDIKACLAFAAEGDKKLFVVSL; encoded by the coding sequence ATGGACTATCGCGATATCATCACCATCGAGCCTGGAAAACGCAGTGGTAAACCCTGCATCAGAGGCATGCGCATTACCGTCTACGACATTTTACAATATCTGGCCGGGGGAATGACAGAAGCAGAAATTCTAGAAGATTTTTCTGAACTAACCTCCGAAGACATTAAAGCCTGTCTTGCTTTTGCAGCAGAGGGTGATAAAAAGTTATTCGTGGTATCTTTGTGA
- the ovoA gene encoding 5-histidylcysteine sulfoxide synthase, with product MDTLQSTQFPRLDTCSRESILNYFKNSWELEDVLIKSLVGEETFYISPDPLRNRLIFYLGHSAVFYINKFLKVGLLDKPINPNYEILFEIGVDPETPEELDQATKDIHWPKVEEVWRYRDQVYGVIIETIKRTPLNLPIHQNHPLWALMMGIEHSRTHFETSSMLIRQLPVERLERPDSWNYAVSNGKVSRNEMLQVSGGSVALGKPEDYPIYGWDSEYGNRSVEVKPFFASQYLITNGEFLEFVNDNGYDNPDYWDKESWTWKTTYNIKHPKFWIPTNGGYNYRALFDEIDLPLDWPVEVNHHEAMAYCRWKGKGIRLMSEAEWNLATAGRDESSTNFQQDPFAIEDYNLNLKFGSPSPVGMLETAKSPAGLYDLRGNVWEWLSDDFKPLPGFKPHRLYEDYSAPFFDTQHNMMLGGAWVTTGTEASTFYRNWFRPYFYQHAGFRIAVS from the coding sequence ATGGATACTCTCCAATCTACTCAATTCCCTCGCCTTGACACCTGTAGTCGCGAATCTATTCTCAATTACTTTAAAAATTCATGGGAACTCGAAGATGTTCTGATCAAAAGTCTGGTTGGGGAAGAAACATTCTATATCAGTCCCGATCCATTAAGAAACCGTCTGATTTTCTATTTGGGTCACTCCGCTGTCTTCTACATCAATAAATTCCTTAAGGTTGGGTTATTGGATAAACCCATTAATCCTAACTATGAAATCCTGTTTGAGATTGGTGTGGACCCGGAAACTCCTGAAGAACTCGATCAAGCAACCAAAGATATCCACTGGCCGAAAGTGGAAGAGGTTTGGCGCTATCGAGATCAAGTCTATGGGGTGATTATAGAAACTATCAAAAGGACTCCTCTGAATCTGCCAATTCATCAAAATCATCCTCTTTGGGCGCTGATGATGGGAATTGAACACAGTCGCACCCACTTTGAAACCTCTTCGATGCTGATCCGACAACTGCCTGTAGAGCGGCTTGAACGTCCTGACAGCTGGAATTATGCTGTTTCTAATGGCAAGGTTTCGAGGAATGAAATGCTCCAAGTTTCTGGGGGTTCGGTAGCACTTGGGAAACCAGAGGATTATCCTATCTATGGCTGGGATAGTGAATATGGCAATCGTTCGGTGGAGGTTAAACCGTTTTTCGCCAGTCAGTATCTGATTACCAACGGAGAATTTCTGGAGTTTGTGAATGATAATGGCTACGATAATCCAGATTACTGGGATAAAGAATCCTGGACGTGGAAGACAACCTATAATATCAAGCACCCTAAATTCTGGATACCTACTAATGGTGGCTACAACTATCGAGCGCTGTTTGACGAGATTGACCTTCCTCTCGATTGGCCGGTTGAAGTTAATCACCATGAAGCCATGGCTTACTGTCGTTGGAAGGGTAAAGGGATTCGTTTGATGAGTGAAGCGGAGTGGAATCTTGCCACTGCTGGCAGGGATGAAAGTAGCACAAATTTCCAGCAAGACCCCTTTGCGATCGAGGATTACAATCTAAATCTCAAGTTTGGCTCACCTAGCCCAGTGGGTATGTTAGAAACCGCTAAAAGTCCTGCTGGACTCTATGACTTACGGGGGAATGTATGGGAGTGGCTGAGTGATGACTTCAAGCCACTACCAGGATTCAAGCCCCATCGGCTCTATGAAGATTATTCTGCTCCCTTCTTTGATACCCAACATAACATGATGCTTGGTGGTGCTTGGGTGACTACTGGAACAGAGGCATCTACATTCTATCGTAACTGGTTCCGTCCTTACTTCTACCAACATGCTGGGTTTAGAATTGCGGTTTCATAG